DNA from Amycolatopsis sp. DSM 110486:
CGAAGCACTCGAGATCACCACGTTCCACCTCACCGGTGACTTCGGCGGTACCGACTTCATCGCCGTGAACTCCGACGTGGACGCCTACCTCAAAACCCGCCCCGGCTTCCGCTGGCGGCGCATCACGCAGGACGACGACGGCACGGTGGTCGACGTCGTCGCGTGGGACAGCGAAGCCGACGCACGCGCCGGCGCCGCCGGCATCATGACCGAGCTCGCCGGCTCCCCCGTGCACGCGATGATCGACCAGGCGACCGTCGACTTCCGGATCCGGCCGGTGATCCACCGGCTCGACTGACGGGGCGGCTACGCCGCGACGGGGTACTGGTTCTGGAAGTCCAGCCGGTGATCGGCCCCTGCCGCCAGGCGGTCGAGTTCCTCGTCGAGCTTCAGGAACGTCTGCCACGGCTGCTCACCGGTGGCATCGGCGAGACGGGCGACGACGAGCTGCTCCAAGTCCGGGACCCGTTTCGCTTTCCAGACCTTGTCGGCCAGGCTGACCAGCAGGTCGTCGAGCTTGGTGTCGGGCTGATCCCAGCAGCCGTGAGTCCGCGCGAACCGCGCCAGCCGCTCGTCGATGCCCTGTGCGAGCAGCAGCTCGTAGCCCGCTGCCTCGTAGTCCGAGCCGGGCCCGGACAGTTCCCCGGGGTGGGCGATCTTGCCGATGTCGTGGGTCGCCGCGCCGAACAGCACCGCGGGCCGGTCGAACGCGACCGTCGGGTAGGACCGCAGGAGCCCGCGTCGGTGGCCACGAAACCAGGGTAATCCGGGGCGCCAACGCACGTTCACGACGGAGTAGCGTCACACTGCGCGACAGCCAGCACGACAGGGAGGACCCGGCGTGACGCCGATCGACGCCACCTTCAGCCTCGTCGACCACCATGGCGCGGCGGTGACCGAGCAGGACTACCGAGGCAAGTGGGTCACGGTTTTCTTCGGCTTCACCCACTGCCGCATGGTGTGCCCGCGTGCGCTCGGCCGCCTGACGACCGCGCTGGACGAGCTGGGGCCGCCGGCGGACAAGGTGCAGCCGCTGTACATCACCGTCGACCCGGAGCGGGACAGTCCCGAGGTGATGCGCGCCTACCTCGAAGGCGACCACCCGCGTTTCACCGGCCTCACCGGCACGCCGGAGCAGATCGAGCGGGCCAAGCGCGCCTTCCGCGTTTTCGCGCGCCGCAAGGACGATCCCGAGGACCCCGACGGTTACGCGGTGCCGCACACCGCCATCACCTACGTGCTGGACCCCGACGGCGCCTACGCCACGCACCTCACCGACGGCCTCGACGACAAGACGTTCACCGAACGGCTGCGCGAAACCGTCACGCAAGAAGCCTGAAAGCTGGGGACCGGTTGCCGGAGCCGCCCTACGGCCGGCTCCGGCAACCGGAAGTCAGCTCAGCTTCGCCGGCACGTTGTACGCCTCCACCGACAGCCGCGGGGACTTCACGGACCGCCGCGGCGCGACCGTGACCGTGCGGGACTCCCCTGGCAGCAGCCAGAAGTAGTTGTCGCCGTAGATCGTCGGCAGCACGCGGTCCTTGCCGTTGTTCTCGCGCAGCGACAGCCGCACCATCGCGGCCACGGTCTTGCCCGTGTTGCGGATCGTTGCGGTGTAACCGTCCTTGCCCGCCGAACGAAGGCTGGTCGACAGCTGCGTGCGCCCCAGCTGGTTGAGCGCGCGCATCGACGTGTCCGCCTGGTAGCGCCAGTACGTGTTCTCCGAGACGACGGCGCCGTGCGAGTCCGTCATCGTCAGGCGCAGCAGGTGCAGCGCAGGAAGGTCCGCACCGAACGGCACCGTAAACGCGGCCGTGCCCGAGATCGGGGCCACGTCGACCTTCTCCGTCTGCGCCGCGCCCAGCGGCTTGCCGTCGAGCCCGTGCAGCTGCGCCGTCACGGTCATGCCGCTCATCGCGTCGGGCGTGTGGTTGATCGCCCGCACCTGCCAGGTCGTGAGATCCGCCTGCACGTGCCGCGACTCGCAGCCCTTGCGCGAGCCGTAGTAACTGCCGTTCACGTCGAGGTCGTAGTCGTAGGTCTGCCACACCGTGCTGTGCCAGGCCGGGTGCGACATCCACAGCAGCACGCCGGTGGCGTCGTTCCACAGCTTGGAGTTCCACGCCTCGAAGATCGCGCGCATGCTCTCGAAGTTCACGAACTGCGCCTTGCGGCAGAACTCCTCCAGGCTCGACGAAGGCGCGAGCCGCGCGTCGATCGCCGCGAGGTAGGTCTGCGGCGACTGGTTGCCCTGCGTGGACCAGTCGTGCAGGAACCACGGCGCGCCGATCGGCCAGCCCGCGTCGCCCTCGCCGACGAGGTTGCGCATGCTCTCCACCACGGACACGGTGGGGATGCCGATTTCGCTCCAGAAGCCGGCCTTGCCGCCCGTCGCCTCACCGGTGAAGTACTGCTTCGGGTCGAGCCAGCGGTACGGGCCGTCGCCGGTGATCACGCCGCCGGCGGAGTTGCTCTGGTAGAGCAGGTCCGTGTTCTCCGTGACGATCGAGCGCAGCGCCTGGTCGATCACCGCCGGCGGGGTGCCCTCGTTGCAGCCGAACCACACCGCGACCGACGGGTGGGCGCGGTAGCGCAGCACGGTGTCCTTGGCCTGGGCCAGGAAGATGTCGTGGTTGGCCGGATCGGTCGAGAAACCGTCCCAGAACTCCGTCCACACGAGAATGCCGTAGCGGTCGCACGCTTCGAACAGCTCTTCGCGGTAGGAGGAGCCGATCCAGTTGCGCAGCATGGTGAAGTTCATGTCGCGGTGCATCGCGACGACGTTGTCCACGCGCTCCGGCGGCATCCGGCGCAGCAGCTCGTCCCAGCCCCAGCTGCCGCCGCGGCAGAACACCTTGACCCCGTTGACGATGAACGTCAGCGGCTTCGCGGAGTTGTCCACCGACGCCACGTCGGTCCAGGCGTCGCCGTCGGCCGAGACCTGGATCCGGAACGTCTGCGCATACGCGGTCTCCCACGCCAGCACGACGCGGTCGAACGACGTCGTGGCACCGAGATCGACCTGCAGCCACTGGTTGTCGGCGTACTCCGAGGTCCAGCGCGTCTTCGGGTCGCCGTCGAACGCGTTCGGCGGCGGGTTGCCGTCGGCGACCGTGGAGCTGGTGCCCGTCTTGCCCTGGGCCAGGTCGGTGCCGGCGTTCGCACTGTCCACCACGGACATCGTCCAGAGCGAGAAACCCCATCCGGTGGCGCGTTTGTCGCACTGCACGCGGACGTAGCGCGCCTGCTGCGGCGCGAGGTCCACGGTCTGGGAGGCGACGCCGTCGACCGGCGTCACCGGCTGGTCGTAGGTGTAGGTGATCTGGCGGATGCCGAACTTGAGGTTCTTGCGGTCGCTCACCGCGGAGCCGATGGCGGCGGTCACGGTGAGGTCGTGCAGGGTCGCGTCGCCGTACCCGTTGGGCCACCACAGCTTCGGGTTCTTGATCCGCAGCTGGCCGAACGCCGACGGCGCGAAGACGGCCGCGCCCTCCTCACCCGGCGCGACGGTGACGGTGCTGGACAACGAGATCCCGTCGAACGCCGTGGTGACCTTCACCCGCTGGGCCACCGATCCGGCGTTGCGGACGGGGACCGTGATGGTCACCTCGGCGACGTCGGTCGCGGGCAGGTTGGGCAGTTTGGTGTCCACGCGGGTGTCACCCACCACGATCGCGCCGGTCGAGCGCAGCCGGACGTGGTTCCAGATGCCGGACGCGCGGTCGCGCACCGCGGGCATCCAGTCCCAGCCGGACACCGCGACGAGCGTGGGCGAGTTGGCGAACATCGTGCCGCCCGCGTCCACGAAGGACTGCCCGGCCGGCCCCTTGTCGCCCGGGCTGCCGGGGAACGGCATCGGCGCGATCTTCACGGCGACGTTCTGGTCGCCGGTGCGGCGCAGCGCGGCCGTGACGTCGAGGGCGGCGCGGCCGAACGGGTGCGCCAGGTTGCCGACGTGGGCGCCGTTGAGCCAGATATCGGCCTCGTGGTTGACGCCGTCGAACTCGAGCCACACGTGCCGGCCCGCGGAGGTGTCGAGACCGCGCGGCACGGAGAACGTGCGGCGGTACCACCAGGAGTGCCGCGACAGGGCCTCCGGGATGTGCATGTTGCCCATGCCCTTGGCCGGGTCGGGCAGCTGGCCCTGCTCCACGAGCGAGCCGAGCACGGTGCCCGGCACGGACGCCGGCAGCCAGCCGCGCGTGTCGACCGCGGTGCCCGACAGGACGGCGCCGTCGGTGCTCGGCGCCCAGTCCTGCATGGTGAGGACCCAGCCCGACTCCAGCGGCACGGAGCCGTCGGCGGCCACCGCCAGCGCGGGCGGGTTGTCGTGCCCGCGCACGGGGAACGACGTCCAGCCGCGAACAGCCGGGCGGTTGTCGCCGGTCGTGCCGTAGACCTGGAACCCGTTGAGCCCCAACGGGTTGGTGGTCGAGCCCGCAGAGCTCGTGAGGCGGACCCAGCGCGCGGTGACGGCCGGCTTCAGCGGGATGGTCACCACGCCGCCGGTGCCCTGCGCGGTGCTGTGGACGGTGCGCCAGGACTTGCCGTCCTGGGAGATGTCGAGGTCGAACACGGTCGCGTAGCTCGACTGGACCTCGGTGCCCTTCGTGTTGCTGCGCGAGGCGGTCGTGTCGAACGCCGGGTCGCCCGGGCGGGCCTCGAACGTGAGCACCACGGAGTCGACCTGGCAGCGCCCCTGCAGGTCCACGATGATCCACTGCGAGTCGCCCTTGGCCGCGCGCCAGCCGGAGCCCTGCACGCCGACCTGAGCGAGGCCGTCCACCGCGAACTCGGCGGGCGTGGCCGCGTAGTCGGTGGAGGACACCTGCACGGGGCGGAACAGCGCCAGGTCGGTCGAGGTGTGTCCGTCCGTCACCGCGGGGGACGCGGGCGCCGCCGAGGCCACGCCGGGCAGCACCGCCGTCAGGCCGAACCCGGCCAGCAACCCGGTGCCGGCGGCCAGCACGCCCCGTCGCGACAGTGCCGAATCCGCGCCGGGCGCGCCGCTCTGGTCCAACGTCATGGGATCTCCCGATCTCGAGACAAAACCCGTCCACATGACGCGGGGACCGCAGGCGTCGACGTCGACGGGTGACAACGTTGCCAGGAAGCTTCCCGGCCGGTCACCCGCCCGTCAAGAAGACAAGAGAGACAAGAATCGGCCGAGATGACATCGATGTCGGAACTCGGGAGGGCGCCGGTCGTCAAGAGCCGGAGTGAACGCCGAGGTGCCCGGTTTGTCCGGCCGGGCGCGTCCGGGTTGAGCGGACGAGCCCGGCCGGACGGGTCAGCGCACGAGCACCGCGTCGCCGATCGGACGCTCGCCCGTGGCGTCCGACGGGTGGTTCACGAGCTGTCCCGCGACGGCCATGGCGGTGGAGCCGCCACCGTCGAGGTTGAGCGCGTCGACCGCGCCGAGGCTGCGCATCAGCTGCGCGCCCTCCTCGATCGTCACGCCTTCGCTGACGCCGGGCTGACGGCCGTCGACGGTCACGAGGAGCAGGCGGCCCTGCGCGTCGAGCCCGGCCATCGTGCGCGGCTGACGCTGCTCGGCCCAGGCGTAGCCGAACGACAGGTCCTTCGGGTCGAGCACGCCCTCGGTCGCGGCGTCGATGGCCTCGCGGCCGTGGCGCAGCAGCACCGGCGCCGCGCTGACGATGCCGTCGCCGGCGCGGAGGTCGACCGGCCGGCCCGACGCGGTGCGCACGCGCTCGTCGACGGTCAGCTTGCGGCCGATCGCGGCGTGGGCGGCGAGCCAGCCGGCGGCCGGGCCGATGCCCTGCACGGCGGAACCGCCTGCGGGCACCGCGCCACCGCGCGCGCCCACGGTGAGCACGCGGCCGTTGCGGTCGAGCGTGACCTGCGTGCCCGTGCCGGTGGGCAGGGCGGCGCCGAACTCGGCGGTGAAGAGCACGAGGTCGTCGACGGTGGTGCAGGTGAAGTCCTGCCGCGGCTTCGTGGTGGGCGTCAGGCCCGGCCGGCCGCAGTCGCGCACGACACCGGGCTTGCGGTTCACGCCTTCGACCGCGTGGGTCGCCGCGCCGGAGCGCAGCGTCACCGTGGACGTCAGGTTCTCGATGGACACGTCGCCGCGGTGGCCCAGGACCAGCGCGGCCCGGGCGCCGGACGACTGCGACTCGAGCTTGCCGTCGTACGCGGCGAGCCCGGCGGGCACGCCCTGGAAACCGTCGGCGTCAGCGGTCACGAAGAACCCGCCGTTCACGGCCACGAGCGCACCCGTCTTCGCCGCGATCGACGACGTGGTTTCCCGCTGTGCCACCGTGCCGTCGTGCGTTGCCTCGATGCTGCCGTGGAAGCGGCCACGGTCGATCACGGCGACGTGCACGCGCTCGGCGTCGGGCGCCTGGTCGGCGTCGTATCCCGTCCACTCCGCCACGGCGCTGAACCCGGCCGCCTTAAGCGTCGTCGCGGCCGCGGTGGCCGCCGCCTGCGTCGGGTAGGAGCCGGTGCGCACGCGCACGCCCTCGACGCCGTGCGGGGTGTCGGAGAAGCCAGGCCAGCGGACGGTGTCCTGGCGCGCGGGGTAGCCCGCCGCCTGCAGCCGGGCGGCGGTGTCGCGCGCCCACGCCGCCGTGCCGAGTTCGGCGGTCGTCGCGGCGCCGGTGACGATGTTCTTGGCCGGCGCGGTGATCGTGACCGTCCAGAACGGAGGGTGGGCCGTGGCGCTCAGCACTCCCGTGCGCACGGTAACGCCCGGCGCGACCGCGTCGGTGGTCCAGGTGTAGCCGGCGGGACCGGCCACCGAAGCGTCGGCTGCCGGCGTGAGAACCGCCGCCGCCCCTGCGACGACGACGGCTGCCGCGAGCACGCGCCGAGCGCGTGACGAAGTGAACACTGTGGGTTTCTCCCTTGGCTCAAGCGGATCCGGGTGAGTTCACTCGCTGCGGTCGACCCGGACCTGTCCGTCGGCTGGAGCGCCGGTGAACCTCTGCCGAACCGGATACGTACGTAGTTTCTCCGTAGGACTCCCGATGTGCGGGCCGCGCCGAGCCGCGACTCTGGAAGAGCAAGAAGCACAACCGACACGGAGGTCCCGCAATGGCGATCGACTCCCTTCGCCAGCCGTGTCCGGCCTGCTTCCGGTCCACGGTCCTCATCAGCCACTGGTGGGGCCGGCAGTGGACGCACGTGGGTACCTGGCGGCCGGGCTGTGAGCCGGCCGGGCGCGACCGGGAAGCGTCCCACTCCCCGGCACCGGACACCAGACCGCCCTCATCGGATCTGGCTGCCTGAACCAAGTTTCGCCGTTCCCGCCGAAAGGAGGTGCTCACTCTCCCCCCGATGGAGTGAGCCGACCCGCTGGACCCCGTACCACGGAGCACACGACGTGGTACGGGGTCCCGTGCTGCCTGCGTAAAACGGACCAATCTGACATCGGCCACCGCGAGACGTACTCTCACACCAACTCGTGGAGGTGGTCTCGATGGGGACGCTGCCCGCGGAGCTGACCAGCTTCATCGGTCGGCAGCGGGAATTGGTCGAGATCCGCAGGCTCCTCTCTGCGGGGCGCCTCGTCACGCTCACGGGAGCCGGGGGCGTCGGCAAGACCCGCCTCGCCGTCCGCATCGCCGACCAGGTGGCGCACACATTCCCCGACGACGTCTGGCTGATCGAGCTGGGCGACCTCCACGATCCCGCGCTGCTCGCCCAGACAGTCGGCGCGGAGTTCGGGATCCGCGACGCCGACGAGGATCCGCCGGGCCGGCTCGCCGAGTACCTTCGCGACAAGAGCCCGCTGCTGGTGCTCGACAACTGCGAGCACCTCGCCGAAGCGTGCGCGCGGCTCGCGCGCGACCTCCTCGCCCGCGCACCGGATCTCCGGATCCTGGCCACCAGCAGGCACGTGCTGGGCATCGAAGGCGAACGCGTGTACTCCGTGGCACCGCTGGCGGTGCCGGAAGTCCACGACCTTGCCGACGCCATCGGCCTCGACGCGGTAACACTGTTCACCGAACGGGCCACCGCCGTGTCGAGCGGGTTCGCCCTCGACAGCACCAACTGGTCCACCGTCGTCGAGGTGTGCCGCCGCCTTGACGGGCTGCCGCTCGCGATCGAGCTCGCGGCCGTGTGGCTGCGCACCCTGGCGATCGACGAGCTGCTCGACCGGCTCGACGGCACCTTCCAGCTGCTGAGCCCCAACCCGGTCGCGCCGCAGCGGCAGAAGTCGCTGATGGGCACGATCGACTGGAGCTACCTGCTGTGCACGCCGCGTCAGCGGGTTTTGTGGACGCGGCTGGTGGTGTTCTCCGGTGGCTTGCACCTCGCCGCGGCGGAGGAGGTGTGTTCCGGCGACGGCATCGAAACCGGCGAGGTGCTCGGCCTGATGGCGGGGCTCGTGGACAAGTCCATCGTGCAGACCTCGGCCAACCGGGCACCGACGCGCTTTCGCCTCCTGCAGACGATCCGTGAGTACGGCCGGCAGAAGCTGGCCGAAGCGGGCGGCGAACGGGCGCTGCGGGACCGGCACAGCGAGTACTTCCACCGCCTGGCCGGGCGCGCGCAGAGCGGCTGGGACACGGGAGCCGACCAGGTCGAGGTGTACGCGACAGTGCTGCGCGACCACGCCAACCTGCGTACGGCGCTCGAACACGACCTCGGCGCGCCGGAACGGTTCGCCGCGGGCCTCGATCTCGTCGTTTCGCTGCACTTCTTCTGGCTGCACTGCGGGCACCTCACCGAGGGGCGGCTGTGGCTCGCGCGGGCACTGGGCGTGAACCCCCGGCCGAGCCGCGATCGCGCGCGGGCGTTGTGGATCAGCGCGTACGCCGCGTGCCTGATGGGCGAACCCCGGGCGGCGCTGCCGCTCATCCGCGAGGCCGAGGAGTGGGGCCGCCGCACCGGCGACCAGGTCGTGCTCAGCTACACGGAGATGCTCACGGCAGCGTGTCGCTTCCTCGAGGGCGATTTCGCCACCGCGACGGCGTTGTTCCGCGAAGCGAACGTCCGGTTCGCCGCGATTCCGGGCTACACCAGCATCAAAGTCCTCAGCCTGGGAACGGTGGCGCAGTCCGAGGCGTGGGGCGGCGACCCTGCCACGGCCGTGACCGTCGCGAACGAGGGTTTGGCCGCGTGCGACTCGACCGGTGAGCTCCGCGCCCGCACGCACCTGCTGTACGCGCGCTCGCTCGCGCAGTGGATGCTCGGCGATAACGAGGCGGCGGAAGTGGGGCTGCTACGCGGACTTCGCACGGCGCGGCTGTTCAACGACATCCTCGGGGCGTCGCTGTCGGTGGAGCTGTTGTCGTGGGTCGCCGCCGCGACCGGCCGGACCGAACTGGCGGCCGAACGCCTCGGCGTGGCGAACCGAGTGTGGCCGCTCGTCGGCGGCAAGGCGATGCTCGGGCTGTGCCGCATGATCGACGAGCACGCCACCTGCGAACGCGAGGTCCGAGAAGTCCTGGGCGATGCCCGTTTTCGCACGGCGTTCAAGCGCGGCGTCGAGGCGTCGACCGGGTTCGAGGCCGCGCTCGCCCACCTGCTCGGTGAAAATGTCGCCCCTCCCGCGCCGGTCGCGCCCTCCCGGGACACGTCGGAGCCGGAGCTCACGAGCCGCGAGTTCGAAGTGGCCGAACTCGTCGCCGAGGGCCTGACGAACAAGGAGATCGCGCAGCGGCTGGTGATCAGCCGCCGGACGGTGGAGTCCCATGTGGACCACATCCTCGGCAAGCTGGGCTTCAGCTCGCGCAGCCGGATCCCGGCGTGGCTCGCGCAGCGGCGCGGCGGCTGAGGATCACCTCGCCGGCAGCCGGGACTCGATACCGTCGAGGAGGAAGCCGAGGCCGAGGTCGAACTGGGCGTCGCGGGGCGGGCCGGACGGGTTCGTGAGCCACGCGGTGAGCAGCGGCACGGCGGGGTCTGCGGCGGCGAGGTCCCGCACGGACGCCAGCGCCTCGGTGAAAGCTTCGCCGGTGGGTTCGTGGCGGGCTTCTTCGGCTTCCTGCGCGCCGCTGCCGAGGACGTGGCGGTCGATCAGCGCGGCGTAGGTCATCGCGTCGGGCAGCGTGGCGCCGCGCGTGGTGAGGACGGCGAGCATGAACTCGAGGCGCCGCATGAGGTGCGGGCCGGCGGGCGGGCGGGTGTGGGCGAGCAGGGCGGACCACGGGTGGCGACTCAGCATGTCGCGCGTGTCGAGCGCGAGGGCGCGGAGGTCTTCACGCCAGTCGCTGCTCGGGGCGGCGGGCACGGGGACCTCGGCGACCGCCGCGTCGAGCATGAGGTCGCTGAGGCCTTCGCGGCTGTGGACGTAGCGGTAGAGCGCCATCGACGTGTAGGGGCCGAGCCGGGCGGCCACGGACTTCATGGTGACCGCGGCGCCTTCGTCGGCCAGGGCGATCGCCGCGGCGACGATCTCTTCGCGGCCGAGGGAGCGCTGGCGCGGCGGAGGCGGGGGCAGCGTCCAGATCGATGGGGGCTCTGCTGGCATGCCCGGAGTTTATCGCATATAGTTAGAGTTTATCAGTGAAACTTTCAGGGGGATGTGGTGACCGAAGCGCTGCCGGGCGTCCGGCTGGGTGTGGCGCGGGGCATCAGTTACGGGCTGTTCGGCGAACCGGGTGAGTTCGTGCCGCAGGCTCGCGCACTCGGTGCCGGGCTGCTGCGCGCCTACGTGTTCTGGAGCCAGGTCGAGCCGCGGCCCGGCGAGTACGACTGGACGGCCGTCGACGCACTGCTGGCTCAGCTCGACGGCGACGAAGAGGTGTGGCTGACCGTCTGTTCGAGCTCTCCGTGGGCGACGAAGGTGTCCACGGACTTCCTGCCGCCTTCGCCGGCGCACGATCCGGCGGTCTACGGGCGGTTCATCGGGGAGCTGGTGCGGCGGTGCGCGGGCCGGGTCAAGTTCTGGCAGTGCGACAACGAACCGAGCAACACCGGGCTGCTGTGGGCCGGGACGGCCGAGGAGTACGTCACGCAGCTGAAGGTGCTGCACGAGGTGGTCAAGGACGTCGATCCGGCCGCGCTGGTCGTACTCGGCGGCTGCGGGTACGACGTGTTCTCGAGCGAACCCGGCAGTGAGCCGCGGCGGTTCTTCGACCACCTCGTGTCGGCGGGACGCGAACATTTCGACATGTTCAGCGCGCACCTCTACGGTGACCCGCTGACGGTGCCGTCCACTGTGGACGCGGCGCGCGCGATGATGGCGGCGTACGGGGAGCCCAAGCCGATCGTGGCGGGTGAGCACGGCGGGCCGGTGCCGTTCGAGTTCCCGGAGCTGGAACCCGTGATGCAGCAGGCGTTCCTGGGTGCGTTCGCCGACGCGCCGGCCACTCAGAGCACAGGCGAGCTGCAGGAACGTGCGGTGCGGGAGACGCCGGAGCGCGCCGCGATGCGGGCGCTGTACTCGCGAATGGCAGAGCTGCCGCCGTGGCTGCGGATGTTCCTCGACGGCTGCCCGCCCGAGCTCGACGCGCTGCGCGACCGGATCGGCTGCCGGCAGCTCGTGGTGCGGACGGTGCTGGCGCTCGCGGCGGGGATCCGGCGCACGGCGTACTGGAACCTCGCGCCCGAGGTGCCGGGACCCGTCGACCCGCTGCAGATGATGCACCTGCTGTTCGGGAAACTGCCGCTGCTGGGCTACCGCGGCCGTTCGCTGGAGGTGCGGCGGCCGATGGCGGACACGTTTTCGCTGGTCGCCGAGCAGCTCACGGGGGCCGAGCGAGTGTCGCGAATGGACGCCGGGGTTCAGGCCTACGCCGTCGAGCGCGCCGTGCGCGGTCCGCTGGTGGTGGTGTGGGACCAGCGCGACCCGGTGGACGGGGAGCAGGAGCCGCCGGTCCCGGTGACGTTGCCGTGGACCGCGCCCGAGGCGGTTGCCGTCGACACCTTCGGTGCGCCCGTCTCCGTGCGCCTCGAGAGCGGCTCGGTGCGGCTGGACGTGTCGCTCACGCCGGTGTTCGTCAGCGGGCGGTGACGCGGGAACTACGATGCGCTGGTGGAACTGCGCCAGCTGCGGTACTTCGTCGCCGTCGCCGAGGAGATGAACTTCGGACGGGCCGCGGAACGGCTGCACATCGCCGGACCGTCGCTCTCCCAGCAGATCAAGGCGCTCGAGCGCGACCTGGGCGTGCGCCTGTTCGACCGGGACCGCCGGTCGGTGGCGCTGACCGCGATCGGCGAGTCGCTGCTGCCGGGCGCCCGCGCGCTGCTGCAGCAGGCGGACGACCTGCGCCGCCAGGCCACCGGGCTGTCGGGCACCGAAGCCGTGCGGCTCGGTTACGTGAACTGGCGCCCCGCCGACCTCGTCGAACGCACCGCCGGCGTCGCGCGCGTGCAGGTCGACGCGTGGGTGCTGCCCTCGCACGCGCAGGCCGGGCGAGTCGCCGACGGCAGCATCGACCTGGCCATCTGCTGGGTGCAGACGCCCGACCTCGCCGACCAGGACCTCACCGCGCGGCTGATCGGCGCCGACCACCTCTACGCCGTGGCCACCGGCACCGACACCTCGCCCGTAGCGGCGAAGGACCTGGTGGTGCTGGTCGACTCCGACACGCTCAGCTGGTCGTCGTGGAACCTCTACGCCGGTCAGTTCGCTCGCGACACGGGCGCCACCGTCGTGCAGACCGACGACGGCGGCGTCACCGGCCCCGC
Protein-coding regions in this window:
- a CDS encoding phosphohydrolase, with amino-acid sequence MNVRWRPGLPWFRGHRRGLLRSYPTVAFDRPAVLFGAATHDIGKIAHPGELSGPGSDYEAAGYELLLAQGIDERLARFARTHGCWDQPDTKLDDLLVSLADKVWKAKRVPDLEQLVVARLADATGEQPWQTFLKLDEELDRLAAGADHRLDFQNQYPVAA
- a CDS encoding SCO family protein, which translates into the protein MTPIDATFSLVDHHGAAVTEQDYRGKWVTVFFGFTHCRMVCPRALGRLTTALDELGPPADKVQPLYITVDPERDSPEVMRAYLEGDHPRFTGLTGTPEQIERAKRAFRVFARRKDDPEDPDGYAVPHTAITYVLDPDGAYATHLTDGLDDKTFTERLRETVTQEA
- a CDS encoding discoidin domain-containing protein: MTLDQSGAPGADSALSRRGVLAAGTGLLAGFGLTAVLPGVASAAPASPAVTDGHTSTDLALFRPVQVSSTDYAATPAEFAVDGLAQVGVQGSGWRAAKGDSQWIIVDLQGRCQVDSVVLTFEARPGDPAFDTTASRSNTKGTEVQSSYATVFDLDISQDGKSWRTVHSTAQGTGGVVTIPLKPAVTARWVRLTSSAGSTTNPLGLNGFQVYGTTGDNRPAVRGWTSFPVRGHDNPPALAVAADGSVPLESGWVLTMQDWAPSTDGAVLSGTAVDTRGWLPASVPGTVLGSLVEQGQLPDPAKGMGNMHIPEALSRHSWWYRRTFSVPRGLDTSAGRHVWLEFDGVNHEADIWLNGAHVGNLAHPFGRAALDVTAALRRTGDQNVAVKIAPMPFPGSPGDKGPAGQSFVDAGGTMFANSPTLVAVSGWDWMPAVRDRASGIWNHVRLRSTGAIVVGDTRVDTKLPNLPATDVAEVTITVPVRNAGSVAQRVKVTTAFDGISLSSTVTVAPGEEGAAVFAPSAFGQLRIKNPKLWWPNGYGDATLHDLTVTAAIGSAVSDRKNLKFGIRQITYTYDQPVTPVDGVASQTVDLAPQQARYVRVQCDKRATGWGFSLWTMSVVDSANAGTDLAQGKTGTSSTVADGNPPPNAFDGDPKTRWTSEYADNQWLQVDLGATTSFDRVVLAWETAYAQTFRIQVSADGDAWTDVASVDNSAKPLTFIVNGVKVFCRGGSWGWDELLRRMPPERVDNVVAMHRDMNFTMLRNWIGSSYREELFEACDRYGILVWTEFWDGFSTDPANHDIFLAQAKDTVLRYRAHPSVAVWFGCNEGTPPAVIDQALRSIVTENTDLLYQSNSAGGVITGDGPYRWLDPKQYFTGEATGGKAGFWSEIGIPTVSVVESMRNLVGEGDAGWPIGAPWFLHDWSTQGNQSPQTYLAAIDARLAPSSSLEEFCRKAQFVNFESMRAIFEAWNSKLWNDATGVLLWMSHPAWHSTVWQTYDYDLDVNGSYYGSRKGCESRHVQADLTTWQVRAINHTPDAMSGMTVTAQLHGLDGKPLGAAQTEKVDVAPISGTAAFTVPFGADLPALHLLRLTMTDSHGAVVSENTYWRYQADTSMRALNQLGRTQLSTSLRSAGKDGYTATIRNTGKTVAAMVRLSLRENNGKDRVLPTIYGDNYFWLLPGESRTVTVAPRRSVKSPRLSVEAYNVPAKLS
- a CDS encoding phosphodiester glycosidase family protein, with protein sequence MFTSSRARRVLAAAVVVAGAAAVLTPAADASVAGPAGYTWTTDAVAPGVTVRTGVLSATAHPPFWTVTITAPAKNIVTGAATTAELGTAAWARDTAARLQAAGYPARQDTVRWPGFSDTPHGVEGVRVRTGSYPTQAAATAAATTLKAAGFSAVAEWTGYDADQAPDAERVHVAVIDRGRFHGSIEATHDGTVAQRETTSSIAAKTGALVAVNGGFFVTADADGFQGVPAGLAAYDGKLESQSSGARAALVLGHRGDVSIENLTSTVTLRSGAATHAVEGVNRKPGVVRDCGRPGLTPTTKPRQDFTCTTVDDLVLFTAEFGAALPTGTGTQVTLDRNGRVLTVGARGGAVPAGGSAVQGIGPAAGWLAAHAAIGRKLTVDERVRTASGRPVDLRAGDGIVSAAPVLLRHGREAIDAATEGVLDPKDLSFGYAWAEQRQPRTMAGLDAQGRLLLVTVDGRQPGVSEGVTIEEGAQLMRSLGAVDALNLDGGGSTAMAVAGQLVNHPSDATGERPIGDAVLVR
- a CDS encoding LuxR C-terminal-related transcriptional regulator; translated protein: MGTLPAELTSFIGRQRELVEIRRLLSAGRLVTLTGAGGVGKTRLAVRIADQVAHTFPDDVWLIELGDLHDPALLAQTVGAEFGIRDADEDPPGRLAEYLRDKSPLLVLDNCEHLAEACARLARDLLARAPDLRILATSRHVLGIEGERVYSVAPLAVPEVHDLADAIGLDAVTLFTERATAVSSGFALDSTNWSTVVEVCRRLDGLPLAIELAAVWLRTLAIDELLDRLDGTFQLLSPNPVAPQRQKSLMGTIDWSYLLCTPRQRVLWTRLVVFSGGLHLAAAEEVCSGDGIETGEVLGLMAGLVDKSIVQTSANRAPTRFRLLQTIREYGRQKLAEAGGERALRDRHSEYFHRLAGRAQSGWDTGADQVEVYATVLRDHANLRTALEHDLGAPERFAAGLDLVVSLHFFWLHCGHLTEGRLWLARALGVNPRPSRDRARALWISAYAACLMGEPRAALPLIREAEEWGRRTGDQVVLSYTEMLTAACRFLEGDFATATALFREANVRFAAIPGYTSIKVLSLGTVAQSEAWGGDPATAVTVANEGLAACDSTGELRARTHLLYARSLAQWMLGDNEAAEVGLLRGLRTARLFNDILGASLSVELLSWVAAATGRTELAAERLGVANRVWPLVGGKAMLGLCRMIDEHATCEREVREVLGDARFRTAFKRGVEASTGFEAALAHLLGENVAPPAPVAPSRDTSEPELTSREFEVAELVAEGLTNKEIAQRLVISRRTVESHVDHILGKLGFSSRSRIPAWLAQRRGG
- a CDS encoding TetR/AcrR family transcriptional regulator C-terminal domain-containing protein, whose translation is MPAEPPSIWTLPPPPPRQRSLGREEIVAAAIALADEGAAVTMKSVAARLGPYTSMALYRYVHSREGLSDLMLDAAVAEVPVPAAPSSDWREDLRALALDTRDMLSRHPWSALLAHTRPPAGPHLMRRLEFMLAVLTTRGATLPDAMTYAALIDRHVLGSGAQEAEEARHEPTGEAFTEALASVRDLAAADPAVPLLTAWLTNPSGPPRDAQFDLGLGFLLDGIESRLPAR